A stretch of the Clostridia bacterium genome encodes the following:
- a CDS encoding YbaB/EbfC family nucleoid-associated protein, which produces MAKFNGFGGGGANMAQLMRQAQKMQQDMLAAQENLKNTEFTAQAGGGMVEVVLTGDKKIVSLTIKPEAVDPDDVEMLEDMIVAAFQEGFNLIDKETEATMGPYAGMLGGLN; this is translated from the coding sequence ATGGCTAAATTCAACGGTTTCGGCGGAGGCGGCGCCAATATGGCGCAACTGATGCGTCAAGCGCAAAAAATGCAGCAAGATATGCTCGCCGCGCAGGAAAACCTGAAAAACACCGAATTTACGGCGCAAGCCGGAGGCGGCATGGTCGAAGTCGTCCTTACGGGCGATAAAAAGATCGTTTCGCTTACGATCAAACCCGAAGCGGTGGATCCGGACGACGTCGAAATGCTCGAAGATATGATCGTCGCGGCGTTCCAAGAAGGCTTTAACCTGATCGACAAAGAGACGGAAGCCACGATGGGTCCGTATGCGGGAATGCTCGGAGGCTTGAACTGA
- the dnaX gene encoding DNA polymerase III subunit gamma/tau, translated as MYQSLYRKYRPDTFEKVIGQEHITTTLVNQIRTGNIAHAYLLTGTRGTGKTSVARIFARAVNCLSPVNGSPCGECEVCKKLLSGTSLDVVEIDAASNNSVEDARSIRDSVRYAPIDCKYKVYIIDEVHQLSQAAFNALLKTLEEPPAHAIFILATTEVQKIPATILSRCLRLDFHLVSQELLEKHVAEIFDKEGISYTKEGVSAIAAAGAGSVRDTLSVADMCASYSDVVNYDCVLGVLGANDPSLIAAIALCALSGDIKNAITRVESASSLGKSMQVLTKDLTKYFRDLIIIKNDDKANEVLRLPDHLFTVAREIAVAYDGSVLMRALDIFSNVEAKERYSAQPKILLESAIIKTATLSGEDFSDLLARVATLENKVKEFEGSPAARPDYTAILSSLSAVQKQTVVEKPAEKAPVEEKPEQKQDAAEVIKGEKKEIPVFPTLKETASVELPFETESASSPILSEAKAPEDLPFDVPAEDPQEPVLTNADVKNLLPKEVKDEIKKLRGRLINRLRERKQLMLYLAVCEEGTLIKVENGKIVMAFQKESDYNYCNNPQVKKYLQALFAEELNFDCDLSLLMYDDHSPNSISNADILKLFAGADSVNFKNVHRR; from the coding sequence ATGTATCAATCTTTGTATCGCAAATACAGACCGGATACTTTCGAAAAGGTCATAGGTCAAGAGCATATCACGACGACGCTCGTCAATCAGATCCGAACGGGGAATATCGCTCACGCCTATCTTTTGACCGGAACGCGCGGAACGGGTAAAACTTCCGTCGCCAGAATTTTTGCGCGCGCCGTAAACTGTCTTTCGCCCGTCAACGGGTCGCCTTGCGGAGAATGCGAAGTTTGCAAAAAACTTCTTTCCGGGACGAGTTTGGACGTCGTCGAGATCGACGCCGCTTCCAATAACTCGGTCGAAGACGCCCGCTCGATCCGCGACAGCGTCCGCTACGCTCCGATTGATTGCAAATACAAAGTCTATATCATCGACGAAGTCCATCAGCTTTCCCAAGCGGCGTTCAACGCGCTTTTGAAGACTTTGGAAGAGCCCCCGGCGCACGCGATCTTCATTCTCGCGACGACGGAAGTACAAAAGATCCCCGCCACGATTTTAAGCCGTTGTCTCAGGCTGGATTTCCATTTGGTTTCACAAGAGCTTTTGGAAAAGCACGTCGCCGAGATCTTCGATAAAGAGGGCATTTCTTACACGAAAGAAGGCGTCTCCGCGATCGCCGCGGCAGGCGCGGGCAGCGTCCGCGACACGCTCTCCGTCGCAGACATGTGCGCTTCCTATTCGGACGTCGTCAATTACGATTGCGTCCTCGGCGTTCTCGGCGCGAACGATCCTTCTCTGATCGCCGCGATCGCGCTTTGCGCGCTCTCGGGAGATATTAAGAACGCGATCACGCGCGTCGAATCCGCGTCTTCCCTCGGAAAGAGCATGCAGGTTCTGACCAAAGATCTGACGAAATATTTCCGCGATTTGATCATTATCAAAAACGACGATAAAGCAAACGAGGTTTTGCGTTTACCCGACCACCTTTTCACCGTCGCAAGAGAAATCGCCGTCGCGTACGACGGAAGCGTCCTTATGCGCGCATTGGATATTTTTTCCAACGTCGAAGCAAAAGAGCGTTACAGCGCGCAACCGAAGATCCTTCTCGAAAGCGCGATCATCAAAACCGCGACGCTTTCCGGGGAAGATTTCTCCGATCTTTTGGCGCGCGTCGCGACGCTTGAAAATAAAGTCAAAGAATTCGAGGGTTCGCCCGCGGCTCGCCCCGATTATACGGCGATCCTTTCTTCTTTGTCCGCCGTTCAAAAACAAACCGTAGTCGAAAAACCCGCGGAAAAAGCGCCGGTTGAAGAAAAACCGGAGCAAAAGCAAGATGCCGCGGAAGTAATCAAGGGAGAAAAGAAAGAGATCCCCGTTTTCCCGACGCTCAAAGAGACCGCTTCGGTCGAATTGCCGTTTGAGACGGAAAGCGCGAGCTCGCCCATCCTTTCCGAAGCGAAAGCGCCCGAGGATCTGCCGTTTGACGTTCCCGCGGAAGATCCGCAAGAACCCGTTTTGACAAATGCCGACGTCAAGAACCTCCTTCCGAAGGAAGTCAAAGACGAGATCAAAAAGCTCAGAGGTCGACTGATCAACCGCTTACGCGAGCGCAAACAGCTGATGCTGTATCTCGCCGTCTGCGAAGAGGGCACGCTCATTAAAGTCGAAAACGGAAAGATCGTTATGGCGTTCCAAAAGGAAAGCGATTACAACTATTGCAACAATCCGCAGGTCAAAAAGTATTTGCAAGCGCTTTTTGCGGAAGAATTGAATTTTGATTGCGATTTGTCGCTCTTGATGTATGACGATCATTCGCCGAATTCGATTTCGAACGCGGATATTCTGAAATTATTTGCCGGAGCAGACTCCGTCAATTTCAAAAACGTTCACAGGAGGTAA
- the lexA gene encoding transcriptional repressor LexA: protein MNDSTMQKTQDLYDYIKVFQLENGYPPTVREIQKRFAIKSTASVFYYLKQLESQNLIRRSKLKNRSIEIVGEPKRCEVPVLGEIAAGAPLLAVENVDSYFPMPDGFFGKGSELFMLRICGSSMIEIGINDGDFVVIRRQETAENGEIAAVLIENEATLKRFYKEKDHYRLHPENSEMSDIITDKATILGILVGLVRRY, encoded by the coding sequence ATGAACGATTCCACGATGCAAAAAACGCAGGATTTATACGACTATATCAAAGTCTTTCAGCTTGAAAACGGCTATCCGCCGACGGTGCGCGAGATCCAAAAAAGATTTGCGATCAAATCGACGGCGTCCGTTTTTTATTATTTAAAGCAGCTGGAAAGTCAAAATCTGATTCGCCGATCGAAGCTGAAAAACCGTTCGATCGAGATCGTCGGCGAACCCAAACGATGCGAAGTTCCCGTCCTCGGAGAAATCGCCGCGGGCGCGCCGCTCCTTGCCGTAGAGAACGTGGATTCTTATTTTCCGATGCCGGACGGATTTTTCGGAAAAGGTTCGGAGCTTTTTATGCTTCGTATTTGCGGTTCGAGCATGATAGAAATCGGGATCAACGACGGAGATTTCGTCGTCATTCGCCGTCAGGAAACGGCGGAAAACGGAGAAATCGCCGCGGTTTTGATTGAAAACGAAGCGACGTTAAAACGCTTTTATAAAGAAAAAGACCATTACAGATTACACCCCGAAAATTCGGAAATGTCCGATATTATTACGGATAAAGCGACGATCCTCGGCATCCTCGTGGGTCTCGTTCGCCGTTATTGA
- the miaA gene encoding tRNA (adenosine(37)-N6)-dimethylallyltransferase MiaA, with amino-acid sequence MEKLLIIGGATGSGKSAVAVECALRLDGEVVSADSMQIYKGLNVGTAKITENEAKGVPHHMIDVVSPKESFSVCDYKKAAVSIVRDVLSRGKTPIVCGGTGLYIHSLIYDMSYSGEYDETLRASLKDELEKIGKEKMFEKLRSLDPYAANKLHVNDEKRVLRAIEKALTGGTKENDFEKPLFDYKLYLIKRPREILYKRINERVDEMMRSGLKKEVEDLLAAGVSFSDRSMQAIAYKEWALKKEGLSDEEIFELIKRRTRNYAKRQDTWFKQYKTAIEVQAEGKTSSEIADFIVRDFKGEDND; translated from the coding sequence ATGGAAAAACTGTTGATCATCGGAGGGGCGACGGGCAGCGGAAAATCCGCGGTCGCCGTCGAATGCGCGCTGCGCTTGGACGGAGAAGTCGTTTCCGCTGATTCGATGCAAATCTATAAAGGACTGAACGTCGGTACCGCCAAAATCACCGAAAACGAAGCGAAAGGCGTTCCGCATCATATGATCGACGTCGTTTCCCCGAAAGAGTCGTTTTCCGTTTGCGATTATAAAAAAGCGGCGGTCTCGATCGTTCGAGACGTTTTATCTCGCGGAAAAACTCCGATCGTTTGCGGCGGCACGGGGCTTTATATCCATTCTTTGATCTACGATATGAGTTATTCGGGCGAGTACGACGAGACGCTTCGCGCGTCGTTAAAAGACGAACTCGAAAAGATCGGAAAGGAAAAAATGTTCGAAAAGCTTCGTTCGCTCGATCCCTACGCCGCGAATAAATTGCACGTTAACGATGAAAAACGCGTGCTTCGCGCGATCGAAAAGGCGTTGACGGGGGGGACGAAGGAAAACGATTTCGAAAAACCTTTATTCGACTATAAACTCTATTTGATCAAGCGTCCCCGCGAGATTTTATATAAAAGGATCAACGAACGCGTGGACGAGATGATGCGTTCCGGATTGAAAAAAGAGGTCGAAGATCTGCTTGCCGCCGGAGTTTCCTTCTCGGACAGAAGCATGCAGGCGATCGCTTATAAAGAATGGGCGCTGAAAAAAGAAGGTCTTTCGGATGAAGAGATCTTTGAATTGATCAAACGGCGCACGCGAAACTACGCGAAACGGCAAGACACTTGGTTCAAACAGTATAAAACCGCGATCGAAGTCCAAGCGGAAGGCAAAACGTCGAGCGAGATCGCCGATTTTATCGTCCGAGATTTTAAGGGAGAAGACAATGACTGA
- a CDS encoding methionine gamma-lyase family protein, which yields MTDRSNAEKLLAQCEAENSELFEEIDKTALYNTEKVLRAFSECRIAERHLKGTTGYGYGDIGREALSKVFALSLGAEDAIASPYFASGTHALKVSLYALLRPGDTLLSVTGAPYDTLMSVITKPGIGSLVDFGVKYEQVDLTENGDFDYPAIEKALERAPKLVFITRSRGYSDRDAFTIRALEKAIGFIKSHSKSIVFVDNCYGEFVETTEPTQVGADIMVGSFTKNIGGGLAPSGGYAAGRRDLIEQVGYGLTAPSLGTEIGSYALGYQNFFQGIFNAPHVVAGALKGSVLFGSVFDKLGYRTIPAPGKKCGDIIRSIVFEDKEKLIKFCGIIQAVSPIDAYVVPEPWDMPGYDDPVIMAAGTFVGGASLELTADAPIKPPYIAYVQGGLTFEHIKLAILKCIEEFSNQ from the coding sequence ATGACTGACAGATCGAACGCTGAAAAACTCCTCGCGCAATGCGAGGCGGAAAATTCCGAATTATTCGAAGAAATCGATAAAACCGCGCTTTATAACACGGAAAAAGTTTTGAGAGCTTTTTCCGAATGCAGGATCGCGGAACGCCATTTGAAAGGGACGACCGGTTACGGCTACGGGGATATCGGCAGAGAAGCTTTGTCCAAGGTCTTCGCTTTGTCCCTCGGCGCGGAGGACGCGATCGCTTCTCCGTATTTTGCGAGCGGAACGCATGCGCTGAAAGTCTCCTTGTACGCGCTTTTGCGCCCGGGAGATACGCTTTTATCCGTTACCGGCGCGCCGTACGATACTTTGATGAGCGTTATAACCAAACCCGGGATCGGTTCTCTTGTCGATTTCGGCGTAAAGTACGAGCAAGTCGATTTGACGGAAAACGGCGATTTTGATTATCCCGCGATCGAGAAAGCCCTCGAACGCGCTCCGAAACTCGTCTTTATAACGCGGTCCAGAGGTTACAGCGATCGCGACGCATTTACGATCCGCGCGCTTGAAAAAGCGATCGGATTTATTAAATCTCATTCGAAATCTATCGTTTTTGTGGATAATTGTTACGGAGAATTCGTGGAAACGACTGAACCGACCCAAGTCGGCGCGGATATTATGGTCGGTTCTTTTACGAAAAATATCGGCGGAGGTCTCGCTCCCTCCGGAGGGTACGCCGCGGGCAGACGCGATCTGATCGAGCAAGTCGGCTACGGCTTGACCGCGCCGTCGCTCGGAACGGAAATCGGCTCTTACGCCCTCGGATATCAAAATTTCTTTCAAGGGATCTTTAATGCGCCGCACGTCGTCGCCGGCGCGTTAAAGGGGAGCGTCCTTTTCGGAAGCGTCTTTGATAAGCTCGGATATCGAACGATCCCCGCGCCCGGAAAAAAATGCGGCGATATCATTCGTTCGATCGTTTTTGAAGATAAAGAAAAGCTGATCAAGTTTTGCGGGATCATTCAAGCGGTTTCGCCGATCGACGCGTACGTCGTTCCCGAACCTTGGGATATGCCCGGATACGACGACCCCGTCATCATGGCTGCGGGAACGTTCGTCGGCGGCGCTTCGCTCGAATTGACGGCGGACGCGCCGATCAAACCTCCTTATATCGCTTACGTTCAAGGCGGTTTGACGTTCGAACATATCAAACTTGCGATCTTGAAATGTATTGAAGAATTTTCGAATCAATAA
- the mutL gene encoding DNA mismatch repair endonuclease MutL, with amino-acid sequence MKIIKLDSTVYNKIAAGEVVERPASVVKELLENAVDAGADRIEVFVKNGGLDEISVSDNGCGIEKDDLKTAFLPHATSKIRTADDLFSISTLGFRGEALASISSVSMVEIKSKTKDAEFGSYLTLRGGEETEEGAISMNNGTEITVRNLFFNTPARKKFLKTPSGEAAEIKTVCLKTILANPHISVKLSDEKGVVYHSHGNGLGESVRALFSDEICQNLLPVSYQKGKISVSGFVSKSTYFKTNRTYQIAIINGRVAENQSISSAITTVYSQYLMKRNYPVTILSLSIPTDEIDVNVHPTKAEVRFSDNNAVFSAVYHAIKDAVEKDILDRRMLFQTVNDEVETIEGSNERKESPVSDLFYAVNETIEPIESNEVKREPETVASFAPPFSVEESSPISLFNDDGGVNRIATRLKEERAETQRQMRLEESDGYRVIGQVFGTFLLLEYSEKFIIVDQHAAVERLRYDHLLEEYEKGKIAVQPLLIPATIDVTPSEYQIVSGKIEELKKIGVELIPFGADCFKLLSVPSILSEIDIGTLIAEIVSDRPNKHFPLVHERLAYAACRSSIKGNTYLTNDEIEGLMNAYFKKGLPLQCPHGRPAYYIYTKRDLEKLFKRIV; translated from the coding sequence ATGAAAATCATAAAACTCGATAGTACTGTTTATAATAAGATCGCGGCGGGAGAAGTCGTCGAAAGACCTGCGTCCGTCGTTAAAGAACTTTTGGAGAATGCGGTCGACGCCGGTGCGGATCGGATCGAAGTTTTCGTAAAAAACGGCGGGCTGGATGAGATATCCGTTTCCGATAACGGATGCGGGATCGAAAAAGACGACCTGAAAACGGCGTTTTTGCCCCACGCAACGAGCAAAATTCGGACGGCGGACGATCTCTTCTCGATTTCGACGCTCGGTTTCCGCGGCGAAGCGCTCGCAAGCATCTCTTCGGTTTCGATGGTCGAGATCAAGAGTAAGACGAAGGATGCGGAATTCGGTTCGTATTTGACCCTTCGCGGCGGCGAAGAGACGGAAGAAGGCGCGATCTCGATGAATAACGGCACGGAAATTACCGTTCGAAATTTGTTTTTCAACACGCCCGCGCGTAAAAAGTTTTTGAAGACTCCGTCCGGTGAAGCGGCGGAGATTAAAACCGTTTGCTTAAAGACCATCCTCGCCAATCCCCATATTTCCGTAAAACTATCGGACGAAAAAGGCGTCGTCTATCATTCTCACGGCAACGGGCTCGGCGAAAGCGTTCGCGCGCTTTTCAGCGATGAGATCTGCCAAAATCTTTTGCCCGTTTCTTATCAAAAAGGAAAGATTTCCGTCAGCGGATTCGTCAGCAAAAGCACTTATTTCAAGACGAACCGAACGTATCAGATCGCGATCATTAACGGAAGAGTCGCGGAAAATCAAAGCATTTCTTCCGCGATCACGACCGTTTATTCGCAGTATTTAATGAAAAGGAATTATCCGGTAACCATCCTGTCGCTCTCGATCCCGACGGATGAGATCGACGTAAACGTTCACCCAACCAAAGCGGAAGTCCGTTTCAGCGATAATAACGCGGTATTTTCCGCCGTCTATCACGCGATCAAAGACGCGGTCGAAAAAGATATTCTCGACCGTAGAATGCTTTTTCAGACGGTGAACGACGAAGTCGAAACCATCGAAGGATCGAACGAGAGAAAGGAATCTCCCGTTTCCGATCTTTTTTACGCGGTGAACGAGACGATCGAGCCGATCGAATCGAACGAGGTAAAGCGCGAACCCGAGACTGTCGCGTCGTTTGCGCCGCCGTTTTCGGTCGAAGAGTCGAGTCCGATCTCCCTTTTTAACGACGACGGCGGAGTCAATCGGATCGCGACGAGATTAAAGGAAGAGCGAGCCGAAACGCAACGTCAAATGCGGCTTGAAGAAAGCGACGGCTATCGCGTGATCGGTCAGGTCTTCGGAACCTTCCTTTTGCTCGAATATTCCGAAAAATTCATTATTGTGGATCAGCACGCCGCCGTGGAACGTCTTCGCTACGATCATCTTTTGGAAGAATATGAAAAAGGCAAGATCGCGGTCCAACCCTTATTGATTCCCGCGACCATCGACGTCACGCCTTCCGAATATCAAATCGTTTCGGGGAAAATAGAAGAATTGAAAAAGATCGGCGTCGAATTGATCCCGTTCGGCGCGGATTGTTTCAAATTGCTCTCCGTTCCGAGCATTTTATCGGAAATCGATATCGGAACGCTCATCGCGGAGATCGTTTCGGATCGCCCGAACAAGCATTTCCCGCTCGTACACGAAAGGCTTGCTTACGCCGCTTGTCGAAGCTCGATCAAAGGCAACACCTATTTGACGAACGACGAGATCGAAGGGCTTATGAACGCCTATTTCAAAAAAGGTTTGCCGCTCCAATGCCCGCACGGCCGTCCCGCGTACTATATTTATACGAAAAGGGATTTGGAAAAACTCTTTAAGAGGATCGTTTGA
- the recR gene encoding recombination mediator RecR, with protein sequence MEYIEPISRLIAEFSKLPGVGKKTAARYAFSVINMPPEEAENFCDAIIRVKENVRLCKICGNYTDREVCEICSTRDKSIICVVKEPRDVIALEKTKCFNGVYHVLHGLLSPIDGVGVGDIRVKELLERINEGGVKEVIVATSTDQSGEATALYLAMLLKPLGVKTTRIARGLPTGSNLEYTDEATLSRAMSDRKEL encoded by the coding sequence ATGGAGTACATCGAGCCGATCTCGCGGCTCATCGCAGAATTTTCGAAATTGCCCGGCGTAGGAAAGAAAACGGCGGCGCGTTATGCGTTTTCCGTGATCAATATGCCGCCCGAGGAAGCCGAAAATTTTTGCGATGCGATCATCCGCGTCAAAGAGAACGTTCGGCTTTGCAAGATCTGCGGGAATTACACCGATCGAGAGGTCTGCGAAATCTGTTCGACGCGTGACAAAAGCATTATTTGCGTCGTAAAAGAACCGCGCGACGTCATCGCGCTCGAAAAAACCAAGTGTTTTAACGGCGTTTATCACGTTTTACACGGGTTATTGAGCCCGATCGACGGCGTCGGCGTAGGAGATATCCGCGTAAAAGAATTGCTCGAAAGGATCAACGAGGGGGGAGTAAAAGAGGTCATCGTCGCGACGTCGACCGATCAATCGGGCGAAGCGACCGCGTTATACCTTGCGATGCTCTTAAAACCTCTCGGCGTTAAGACGACGAGGATCGCGCGCGGTCTGCCGACGGGGAGTAACCTCGAATATACCGACGAAGCGACGCTTTCTCGCGCGATGTCCGACCGAAAAGAATTATAA
- a CDS encoding SpoVA/SpoVAEb family sporulation membrane protein, protein MTYLRVFAVGGLVCLIGQILINLTKMTSSKILVTFLLIGVVLEAVGLFDAVKNFSAAGITVPIVGFGSTLAKGAIEGVEKFGLIGALTGGMQAAAAGLSAAILFGFLISLVFKARTKV, encoded by the coding sequence CTGACCTATTTACGGGTTTTTGCGGTCGGCGGACTCGTCTGCCTGATCGGGCAAATTTTGATCAATTTGACGAAAATGACCTCTTCCAAGATCCTCGTGACCTTTCTTTTAATCGGCGTGGTTTTGGAAGCGGTCGGGCTGTTCGACGCAGTCAAAAACTTTTCGGCGGCGGGAATTACCGTCCCGATCGTCGGATTCGGTTCCACGCTCGCGAAAGGAGCGATCGAAGGAGTCGAAAAATTCGGATTGATAGGGGCTTTGACGGGTGGAATGCAAGCCGCGGCGGCGGGATTATCCGCGGCGATCTTATTCGGATTTTTGATCAGCTTGGTCTTCAAGGCGCGAACCAAGGTTTGA
- a CDS encoding PadR family transcriptional regulator produces MDNNVNTDLIRDHVDSFIMRFLSQGDSYGYDVHKAISNATEGVYEIKQPTLYSCLKRLEKQGYITSYDGETSNGAQRKYYSLTDKGRDFLDKDIEQWEFSRTLLNRLLSDKEFDLSNAPKPFDPSELRPRTKRGGGLSNLSEENAENSEEISSEQVLPEASDPEPEAPSPEESSSDYGDAPADSEAQDASDAVEETEEKKPLDIFGSKIYGEQLDLDSIAAEQAPEEEPEPILQDFLADRVGYGDDYRSQLNDIFALSGSLAERPQENAEDSDKSASHNAFNYGELKEYAQANGYKLRPYSKATSSSYYSMNFVFSSRLVRDCLVLLYAFMVLEVLISYFALDRFACLGYAFYLVAACVLLVFPIVGVVLYLLKPDKRVRADFDLKISLSGTLMLALNVFVICMLLAFFVFKADIGKPSTMVKPLLYPALLLINLPIYSILYAVLYHTRKYHLK; encoded by the coding sequence TTGGATAATAACGTTAACACGGATTTGATCCGAGATCACGTCGATTCCTTCATAATGCGTTTCCTTTCCCAAGGAGACAGTTACGGGTACGACGTCCATAAAGCTATATCGAATGCGACCGAGGGCGTTTACGAAATCAAACAGCCCACCCTTTACAGTTGCCTGAAAAGACTTGAAAAACAAGGTTATATAACCTCTTATGACGGCGAAACTTCCAACGGCGCGCAAAGAAAGTATTATTCCCTGACGGATAAAGGCAGAGATTTTCTCGATAAAGATATTGAGCAATGGGAATTTTCCCGCACCCTGCTCAATCGTTTGCTTTCCGATAAAGAATTCGATTTGTCGAACGCTCCGAAGCCGTTTGATCCAAGCGAACTTCGCCCGCGGACGAAACGCGGAGGCGGTCTCTCGAATCTTTCCGAAGAAAATGCGGAAAATTCGGAAGAAATATCTTCCGAGCAAGTTCTTCCCGAGGCGAGCGATCCCGAGCCCGAAGCCCCCTCTCCCGAGGAATCTTCCTCAGATTATGGAGATGCCCCCGCCGATTCGGAAGCGCAAGACGCTTCGGATGCGGTCGAAGAAACGGAAGAAAAAAAGCCACTCGATATCTTCGGCTCAAAGATCTACGGCGAGCAGTTGGATCTCGATTCGATCGCCGCTGAGCAAGCGCCCGAAGAAGAACCCGAACCGATCCTGCAAGATTTTTTGGCGGATCGCGTCGGTTACGGCGACGACTACCGTTCGCAATTAAACGACATTTTCGCTCTGTCCGGTTCTTTGGCGGAACGTCCGCAGGAAAATGCGGAAGATTCCGATAAATCTGCGTCTCATAACGCGTTCAATTACGGTGAGTTGAAAGAGTACGCGCAAGCGAACGGATACAAGCTTCGCCCCTATTCCAAGGCGACTTCGTCTTCGTATTACTCGATGAATTTCGTTTTTTCGTCCAGACTCGTTCGCGATTGCTTGGTTCTTTTGTACGCGTTTATGGTGCTCGAAGTTTTGATCTCCTATTTCGCGCTCGATCGTTTCGCGTGTCTCGGTTACGCCTTCTATTTGGTCGCGGCTTGCGTGCTGCTTGTCTTCCCGATCGTCGGCGTCGTCCTTTACCTCTTAAAGCCGGATAAACGCGTCCGCGCGGATTTCGACTTAAAGATCTCGCTATCCGGGACGCTGATGCTTGCTTTAAACGTTTTCGTGATTTGTATGCTTTTGGCGTTCTTCGTCTTCAAAGCGGATATCGGCAAGCCTTCGACGATGGTCAAACCGCTTTTGTATCCCGCCCTGCTCTTGATTAATCTTCCGATTTATTCGATCCTTTACGCGGTTCTGTATCACACGAGAAAGTATCATTTGAAGTAA
- a CDS encoding tyrosine-type recombinase/integrase yields the protein MESFYDERNKDVTLRIRELRKELPPFCEEFFIGIENRTTPLTRLGYAYDLRIFFDFVLSNLREFRAYNLDTFGLSELDKVTETHIESFLDYLSYYRFNGKEYKNDERAKARKLSTIRAFFKYFFNKNKLSRNVASKVPTPKIHDKEIIRLDVDEVANLLDEVEFGNKLSKRQQGYHKKTKLRDLALITLLLGTGIRVSECVGLNVEDLDFKNNSFTVTRKGGNRKILYFPQEVSSALREFLQEDRLLAETDDPALFLSLQNKRLTVRAAEIIVKKYSKLITPLKKITPHKLRSTYGTNLYRETQDIFVVAEVLGHRDVNTTKRHYAAMSEDILRSAAKVTVLRENDPKDPSDL from the coding sequence ATGGAATCCTTTTACGACGAACGAAATAAAGACGTAACGCTGCGCATCCGGGAACTCCGCAAGGAATTGCCGCCTTTTTGCGAGGAGTTTTTTATCGGGATCGAAAATCGAACCACACCCCTGACGCGACTCGGTTACGCATACGATCTTCGGATCTTTTTCGACTTCGTTTTATCGAATTTAAGGGAATTTCGCGCCTATAATCTCGATACGTTCGGATTGTCCGAGCTGGACAAAGTCACCGAAACGCATATCGAATCCTTTCTCGATTATTTGAGCTATTACAGATTTAACGGCAAAGAATATAAGAACGACGAACGCGCGAAGGCGCGCAAATTATCGACGATTCGGGCGTTTTTTAAGTATTTTTTCAATAAAAACAAGCTTTCCCGCAACGTAGCGAGCAAGGTTCCGACCCCGAAGATCCACGATAAAGAGATCATTCGACTGGACGTGGACGAGGTCGCAAATCTTTTGGATGAAGTCGAATTCGGAAATAAGCTGTCCAAACGCCAACAAGGCTACCACAAAAAAACGAAACTTCGCGATCTCGCCTTGATCACGCTGCTTTTGGGGACGGGAATCCGTGTTTCGGAGTGCGTCGGGCTCAACGTCGAAGATCTCGATTTCAAAAACAATTCGTTTACCGTAACGAGAAAAGGCGGAAATCGAAAAATCCTGTATTTTCCGCAAGAAGTATCCTCTGCGCTTCGCGAATTTCTGCAAGAAGACCGATTGCTCGCCGAAACGGACGATCCCGCCCTGTTCCTTTCTTTGCAAAACAAACGCCTGACCGTTCGCGCCGCCGAGATCATCGTTAAAAAGTACAGCAAATTGATCACTCCTTTGAAAAAGATCACGCCGCACAAGCTTCGCAGTACCTACGGAACCAATCTATATCGCGAAACGCAGGATATTTTCGTCGTTGCGGAAGTCCTCGGTCACAGAGACGTCAACACGACCAAGCGCCATTATGCGGCGATGAGCGAAGACATTTTGCGTTCCGCGGCGAAAGTCACGGTTCTCAGAGAAAACGATCCCAAAGATCCGTCCGATTTATAA